One genomic region from Antedon mediterranea chromosome 3, ecAntMedi1.1, whole genome shotgun sequence encodes:
- the LOC140044071 gene encoding tripartite motif-containing protein 2-like, with protein MASVSWHCVSVPAFCPYHTNKRQEFYCKTCEEPVCQQCIAEEHKLPKHKREEIEKTTKKYQEKLESLLPMKAKLVEDFDSSVTNIGNTLLRLESSRLTCANDVDKQYKKSELFLKEKRQELIEDLEQKFKNKRDVLSDQRARLLAARSEAVSAIHFVQRVKWYDDHKTAFGDANNCYRKMKEALSRELQLRPEENCRIYFEENNELGEIICSTMLGEIETTSSVGFTSCLTCTDFQDVRIGSLKILKLIARNAIDEQVNEGGADVEAELIYQDTEMKLETKDNNDGTYSIYMRPEKAGEASLSVNMFGIPIKHSPFKIKVKPANHLVLKFTHEVFKEKGPFGVAVSHKGEIFIVNRTSNVYVFDRDGKLKKTLGVNGAKYLQGIIVSNDETFIVTDNQIREIFKCDKNGQVIKRFGADVLEDPVGVTEGHDKCVYVVDYEGHCIQKFKPGGQYVKRFIHSKPGDAISPWFITTSTSNNRFIISDTWAHYIHVFDSNGNALFRFGSYGKLLGQLEYPKGVAVDKENNILVSSEHRVQLFSSTGAYKWRIDNESHALRDPRGIAIIPGDWRRVVVADWGNRLVKIFNY; from the coding sequence ATGGCTTCTGTTAGCTGGCATTGTGTCTCAGTACCAGCATTTTGTCCTTATCACACTAATAAAAGACAGGAATTCTACTGCAAGACATGCGAAGAGCCTGTATGTCAGCAATGTATAGCAGAAGAACACAAACTTCCAAAACATAAAAGAGAAGAAATTGAAAAGActacaaaaaaatatcaagaaAAACTGGAAAGCCTTTTGCCAATGAAAGCTAAGCTTGTTGAAGATTTTGATTCATCTGTAACAAACATTGGAAACACTTTACTTCGATTGGAGTCTTCTAGACTAACATGTGCAAATGACGTAGACAAGCAATATAAAAAATCTGAATTATTTCTAAAGGAAAAACGACAGGAGCTAATTGAGGATCTTGAACAAAAATTCAAAAACAAAAGAGATGTTTTATCAGATCAAAGAGCTAGATTATTGGCAGCTCGAAGTGAAGCAGTCAGTGCTATACATTTTGTACAAAGAGTTAAATGGTATGATGACCACAAAACAGCGTTTGGAGATGCCAATAATTGTTATAGAAAGATGAAGGAGGCACTCTCAAGGGAACTTCAACTGCGACCAGAAGAAAACTGTAGAATTTATTTCGAAGAAAATAATGAACTCGGAGAGATTATTTGTTCAACAATGCTTGGTGAGATTGAAACTACATCTTCTGTTGGATTCACGTCTTGTCTGACATGTACCGATTTCCAAGATGTTAGAATAGGTTCTCTAAAGATTTTGAAGCTAATAGCAAGAAATGCAATAGATGAGCAAGTCAACGAAGGTGGTGCTGATGTAGAAGCGGAACTAATTTACCAAGACACGGAGATGAAACTTGAAACAAAAGATAATAATGACGGTACATATTCTATTTACATGCGACCTGAGAAAGCTGGAGAAGCAAGTTTGAGTGTCAATATGTTTGGTATTCCAATCAAACACAGTCCCTTTAAAATAAAGGTGAAACCTGCTAATCATTTGGTGTTGAAGTTTACGCATGAAGTGTTCAAAGAGAAAGGACCATTCGGGGTTGCTGTCTCACACAAGGgagaaatatttattgtaaacCGAACATCAAATGTGTATGTCTTTGATCGAGATGGTAAATTGAAGAAAACTCTAGGTGTCAACGGAGCTAAATATCTACAAGGAATTATCGTTAGTAACGATGAGACCTTCATAGTTACGGATAACCAGATCCGAGAGATTTTCAAATGCGATAAGAATGGCCAGGTCATCAAGAGATTTGGTGCTGATGTGTTGGAAGATCCAGTAGGTGTCACTGAAGGACATGATAAATGTGTATACGTTGTAGATTATGAAGGTCATTGCATACAGAAATTTAAACCTGGGGGCCAATACGTTAAACGTTTCATTCATTCAAAACCAGGTGACGCGATTTCACCTTGGTTTATTACTACCAGTACGAGTAATAATCGTTTTATCATTTCTGATACATGGGCTCATTATATTCACGTATTTGATAGCAACGGGAACGCCTTATTTAGATTTGGTTCTTATGGTAAACTATTGGGACAACTTGAATATCCCAAAGGTGTGGCCGTtgacaaagaaaataatatattggtGAGTAGTGAGCACAGAGTGCAACTGTTTAGTTCTACTGGTGCATATAAGTGGAGGATTGATAACGAAAGTCATGCTTTACGTGATCCTAGAGGGATTGCCATCATTCCAGGAGATTGGAGGCGAGTAGTTGTAGCAGACTGGGGAAATAGGcttgttaaaatatttaactaTTAG